The genome window GCCGGAGGGATCACGGTCCCATCCTTTAATATTCTGATTTATCGGATCAAACAAATAGGTTTGGGCAAATCTGCGGGCACTCATACCCGATGCCGCAGCCAATACCACGGACAGCAGATGGGTGTCACCCGTACTGTAGCGCATGTGTTCACCGGGATTATGATTCAGCGGCCCGTTCAGTTTATGGGCAACCCAGTCATTTGAATTGACCCAGGAACCGTAATTACGGAAGCTTGTGGATTCCAAACCACTGGACATGGTCAGCAAATGGCGGATGGTTATTGCAGATTTTTCAGGCTCATCGAGATTCTCAAAATACCCGGGGATGTATTTTTCCACCCGGTCATCCGGCGAGTTGATGTAGCCTTCTTCAATGGCAATTCCGATCAGAGCTGACATTATGCTTTTGGAGGCAGACTTGATATTGACTGCGCTGTCCGGACCCATAGTTCCGGAAAAGTACTTGACAACCTTTTGTCCGTTCTGAAACAGGATAAAGGAAGTGATTCCCGGAATTTCAGCTGCCTCAGAAGCCAGCTCATCCGGCAGGATTTCTCTGAAGTTGTGCGGGGTTCTACCGGTCAGCTCTCCGGTTTCCTCATTTTTCGTACCGGATTCCGTTGCGTCAGAAATGGAGCTGTCCTCAATTTCGCCATTTGTATTGCAACCGTAGCACAGAGCCAAAACCAGAACCGCATACCTCACTGCCATTGTTGCCATAGGATCGGAATAATGTATTAAGGAAAACTCTGTTTTAACTTGTTAACAAAGCCGGCGGGACTCAAATTCCGATCAGAAGACAGCCGGTGCCGGTAATCCCCCCCTATGAATAATAATGCGGTTCAAATGAGGCAGGATCAACCATTTTCACAAGCGACTCAAAGACAGATGCACCCGCATGTTCTTTTAGGGCGAAATCCCTGAATTGAGGAGAATCCATGAAATAGAAATAATTCCGGGCAGATATCACCTCCAGATCATTCAAATAAGGAAGCAGCTTTCCCTTGCCCTGCTGTGAATCAATAAGTTGTTCCATTCTGTCCAGACCGGTGCCGAAAAAGTTCGGATTCTCAATGCAAACGGGGAGCAGTTCATCAAGAGATCGCGCCTCTGCAGTGTTTTCAGGAGTTATCCCGTCAGAAGAAACCTTCCAGGACTGGTGATACAGGTGGTTGCGTCTCGCATCAATAACGGTGTGGACGGTCAGCGGGTCGGTTTGTCTGAAGTCACCGTCATCAGAAAAGTGGCGGCACCAGACGCCTGCCGCTATTCCCGCAAGGGTATTACATGCAAAAAGAGGAATATCAAGGTCAAACAACAGCCCCTTGACAGCGCTGCTTGCTACCCTGAGTCCTGTAAAAGAACCGGGACCCGAACTGATCAGCACCCCGCCCAGATCACCCGCCCGGAGCTTTCCCCGGTCGAGCAGACTCTGTATGAAAACAAATGTCCAATCTGAATGCACGCCCTTTCCTTCGGTGCGTTCCTCGAATACGTTTCCGTCCGGAAGCCTCATGGAAACGGAGCAGACTGGCGTAGCTGTTTCTATGGCCAGAACCGGTTTATTTAAATCAAACTGCATGATTTTACAGTGTGGGGACTCTGGGATTGAATGTAAACAACACCCTTTGGTTGCTACCTCTGGTGAAGTTTCAGCAACAAAGACCGACCTACAATAAGAACACTTCCGGAAGGAAGCAATAACGGATGCCAATCCTGTTTCCAATCCCCGGCTCCGGCCCGTAAACATCAGGTCACAGAATGTTCGCCAAGGCTGTTTACGTCATTCATAGCGAAGTGATTCGACCGGATTGACCAGTGCGGCACGCCTTGCCGGAAAAACACCGGCAGCCAGACCGATTACTGTGAGGACACCACTTGTCATAGCCATGGATTCCAGGGAAATCACCGGATTACCGAGAAACGCGGCGACATCCCCTTCCAGGTTAAGACTTTGCACTCCCAGTATGAGTCCGGCAGAAAAAAGCACACCAATGACACCCCCGATCAGACAAATGAACAGTGCTTCAAATATAAACTGCGAAATAATGTGCTTGTTTTTTGCCCCGATCGCCTTTTTAACTCCGATTTCGCGTGTTCGTTCCTTAACAACCACATACATAATATTGGCTACACCGACGCCGGCAATAAGCAGTGTAAAAAAGCCCACAATGAAAAGGAATATTTTGACACCGGTACTTACCTGATTCTGCACTCTTTCCGCCTCAATGAAGTCCCATACTCCGATTGCCTGCTCATCATCTGCATGAAACCGGTACTTGCGTGCCATTATCTCCCTGACTCTGCTCTCCACACGCTGCTGATAAGCCGGGTCTGCCGGCCTGATGAGTATGGATCCGAGCTGGCCCGGGTTGTAAATCTGCCGGAAGGTAGTATGCGGTATGACAGCTCGTCTGGCATCCGGTCCGTGACTCATGGCCATCTGCATTTTTTCCTGCATCACCCCTATGACAGTAAAGGTGTTATTGTCAATCATAATGTTGCTTCCGACCGCATCCCCTTCCGGAAAAAGCTGAGATGCGATTTCATCACCCAGAAAAACCACACGCCTCCGCTCGTTTACGTCGCGCTGGTTGATAAACCGGCCACCGGCCACCGGATACATCGACCGCATTTCATCAAAACCGGCATCCACACCTTCCATATGCGTATTGGTATTCTCGAAATCAGAACGCAACCCGACACTTCGTCCGTACTGGGCAGAAACAATTTCAATTTCAGGAACCGAACGCCTCAGCAGTTCGATATCATCCTCATGAAAACGAATACGCCGGCCAACATCCAGGCCTTCAAAAGACTTGCTGGTCTGATTGCCGTAAAACATCATGACCTGATTGCCCCCGCCTCTCAAACCTTCCATCATTCGCTGGCTGAGTCCTTCACCGAATGCCAGCAGGGTAATTACAGCGATGGTTCCCCAGCAGATTGCAATTATGGTGAGTCCGGTACGGAGTTTCTGTTTCCGTATATCCTGTAAAAATTCGCTGACAAGATTGCCTATCATGGTATTCTCTTATTTAAGACATTCAATTACATTCAGGCGTGAGGCGCGGAAAGCCGGCATCCAGCCTGCCGCAAGACCGATGACGGTCAGCACGGCGAAAGCAACCAGTCCGACTCCGGGAGTGAACTGGGGTGTACCCACAAACTCCTTGATCGGGATAAACTGCATGGCCCCGACAATGCCCCATCCGATCAGATAGCCTGCCAGTGCCCCGATTCCGATCAGCAAAAATGTTTCGCCGAAAAAGTGTGAGAGGATGGAGCTGCGTCTGGCACCTACCGACCGTCGTATTCCGATTTCCTTCATGCGTTCCTGGACGGCAACAAACATGATGTTGGCCACTCCGATGCCGCCGACAGCAAGTGTCACAAACCCGATAACTCCCATGAATATGTTGAATCCGAGAAAAAAGTAGGTGATAAAAGACCAGAATTCACCGGTATCCCATATGAGGATGGAGTCCGTGTCTTCGGGGTCAAACCGGTGGCGGTGTGCCATGTGTTTCTCAATGGCGTTTTTAACATGTGTACTGTACCTGGGATCCTCAACCTGAAGCACGATATTGTTGAGGATATCCGTACCGAAAAGAGTGGAAAAGGTGGTCATCGGAATAAAAGCCCGGTCTTGATCACGCTGGTTATACGATGAGTTCTGAGATTTTGGCTGCATCACCCCGATTACCGTGAAGGGCGTGTGATTCACATAAACCTTCTGACCAATGGCATCTTCATCGTCAAAAAGCAGCTCCTTGAGCTTGTCACCGAGAAAAATAACCCTGCGCTGTTCCCGGAGATCACGATCATTGATCCATCGGCCGCCTTCCTGTGCAAATATATTCCGCATTTTTCCGTAATTCTCAGGTATACCGGTCAGGTGCGGTGAGTTGCGCCGGTCACCGCGGCGGAGCTCGGATGCAGATGTCGTATATTCCGGGGCGATTTCCGATATCTGCGGAATATTCTGCTTGAGGCTCCAGGCATCACTTTCGCGAAAGCGAATCTGCCTGCCGATACCGTACCCCTGATATGGTTTGGTTGTCTGTGAACCGAAGACAAGCATGATTTCATCACCCATGCCCCGCATGTTGAGCGTCATCTGATCGCGGAAACCCATTCCGAATGCCAGAAGAATGATCAAAGTCGCCGTACCCCAGACAATTCCGAACAGCGTCATGAATGTCCTGAGACGCTGATTTTTTATCATCTGGAAAAAGTCCTTGAAAAAACTCATGTTAACGGGATATTGGTATTATTGTGAACTGAAACCGTGGTAATGTGAATGACATACTTTTCTCCTGCAATGTATCCGTGACCGAATTCCGGCATTACTGCATCGTACCCGATCCGGGCCTTGCTGCATCATTTTGAAGCCAGATTGCGAACCGGTTTCTCAAGTACGGTTTCACCCTCTTCAAGCCCTTCTATGACTTCGACATTGATGGCATCACTGAGACCAACCCTGATCTCTCTTTCTTCACGGCCACCCTCTCCCCGGCCCGGAACATACACCGTGGTTTTGTCGTCGTTGTAAGTCACAATCCGTTCCGGAACAGTCAGCACATCTTCTCTGTGATCAATGATCACATTGGCATTAGCCGAATAACCGGCTCGCAAATTGTATCCGCCAGGATCTGTTATCCTGATTTCCACCGGAAAGACGGTGCTGTTATCACGTTTTACCGCCTTAAGTGAAATTTTTGAAAGCTCACCTTTGACTTTGGCATCCGGAAGGGCACCGATACGGATATCTGCGGCCATGCCTTCCTCCATCTTGCCGACGTCAATTTCATCAACGGTACCTTTGAAGATCAGATCCTCCATACAGGCAAGGCTCATTAACACGGTACCGGCCTGATAGGATGTCAGAGGCACAATGGGATCCCCGATGTCAACCGATTTTTCAAGAATGAAGCCATTTGCAGGTGCTTTGATCACACTTTCGATGAGTGTTTCGCCGATCATGATGCGTCCGGATTCCAGAAGTTCAAGACGCTCCCTGTTGAGCTGCAGATCGATTTCGGCATCACGTTTGCGCTGCTGGAGCTCCTGATAGTCGTGATCAGACACCATGTCTCTTTCCCGGAGCTTTTCGGTGCGGAACATTTCCCGCTGAAGATTTTCCAGGGCGTTTTCCGACCGCTCAACATTTCGCTTGGCTTCGGCAAGTTCAAGCGGGGTCGGATCAGGGCGAATTTCCAAAAGCGGATCACCTTCGCGGACATAATCACCGGCTTCGGCGTAAACCCTGTTCACCACACCGGAAATCTTTGATTTTATTTCGATTTCATTCCGGGGCTCAATCTGCCCGACAGCAAGGGCGTGTGATGTCAGACTGCCCTTTTCCACCTTAAGGCTGTTGTCCGGTTGTTCGTTTTTGCTGCTGTCTCCTGAGAAAACCCAGGCTGCTATTCCTGCAGCTGCGACAATGATGGCTATTGATATTAAGAAGCGTTTCATCTGTTTAAGATTTTAGATTCATATGGTCAGATGTAATTCCATGACCGTTTTTAATCATGCTCATGTGTGTCCGGATTTCAGCCGGTCATGATCATTTCATGTGTTTAATTGTTTGGATTTTGTCGTCGGATGAACCGAAGGTCACGAAGTGAAGTACAATGACCGCATTCAATTTTACCCCTGCAAGTGCGGGTTCAGGTACGGTCAGAGTGTCAATCTCTTTTACCTGACATGCTATACGCCACCACGATGCAGATGGTTGCTGATTTTTTTTCCGGGAAATTTCTGCACCGGCCCCGCACTGCACATGCCCGGCAGCATCCCTCTGTAAACAGCCCCAAAAGCCCGTTTTGAGGCGAGCACAAAATGGATAATCATTTTATTTATCAGGTAATAGGCAGAAATTGATATATTCTCTGAATCTTCCGTCGGCCTTTTACGTAAAGCTATTAATTTCTCACCCAAACCATCCCTAACATGACGCATTCATCTTTTTTATCTGTGAAGCTGAAAGCGGCCGGACTGATGCTATCCGTATTTTTCTTTGCGGTATCATTTGCACCGACGCTTCATGCTCAAAGCATCGAAAACATCGAACAGAACGTAACCGAGTTTACCCTGGACAACGGTCTCCATTTCATCATCATCGAAAGAGATGTTGCACCGGTTGCCAGTTTTGTAACCCATGTAGGCGTGGGATCGGTTAATGAACAAATTGGCCAGACGGGCCTCAGCCACGTTTTTGAACACATGGCTTTCAAGGGCTCTACCACCATCGGAACCACAAACTGGGAGGAGGAGAAGGTCATTATTGATCAAATGGATGATGCCTACCTTGCCTGGCTGAAGGAGTCGCGCAGTTCCAGCCCGGATGAAGAAAAACTCTCAGAACTTTGGGACCGGTTCGAAAAGCTTCAGGAAAAAGCCGGTGAATTTGTGGTAAACAATGAATTCAGCCAGATTGTCGAGCGTGAAGGAGCATCCGGCCTGAACGCATTTGTATCTGCCGATGAAACAGCGTTCTTTTACAGTCTGCCCGAAAACAAGGCCGAACTTTGGTTTGCGCTTGAGGCAGACCGGTTCATGAATCCGGTAATGCGTGAATATTACATTGAAAAGGATGTCATAATGGAGGAGCGCCGTGACCGTGTCGACAATTCTCCGTTCGGGAGGTTGATTGAAGAGTTGATATCCACCGCTTATTCCGCTTTTCCCTACAAGCATCACCCCATCGGATGGCCGTCTGATATTGAGGCTGTAACCATTCAGGACGCCCTGGACTTTTATGAAAAGCATTACGTCCCAGCAAATATGACCATTTCCATAGCAGGAGATGTTGACCCCGACCGCATGAAAACATATGCCGAGAGGTATTTCGGAGACATGCCATCAGCCGAATCTCCTCCGAAAGTGATGACTATTGAGCCTGAGCAGCGCGGTGAGCGCCGCTTTGTCATGGAAGAAGACGGTCAGCCCGTTTTAATGATCGGCTATCACAGTGTTGACATGAATCATCCTGATGCCGTTGCAATAGATCTTCTCAGCGGTGTGCTGTTCGAAGGGCGCACGTCCAGACTCTATCGCCGGATGGTCACCGAGGAACAGAAGGCATTGCAGATCGGTGGCTTAAACGGCTTTCCGGGCAGTCTGTATCCCGGGCTGTTTCTGATCTATGCTGTGCCCAATCAGGGTGTTGAACTGGCTGAGATCGAGGAGGCTGTGTATGAAGAGCTGGACCGGATAAGGGAAGGAGACATATCCGAGCGCGAAATAGAAAGAGTCAGAACCAACGCACGTGCCTCAGCCATTCGAGGTCTGGCCTCCAATCAGGGAATGGCTCTTAATTTTGCCCAGGCACATGCGAAACGGGGAACCTGGCAGTCCATTTTTACTGATCTCGATGAAATGGAGAAAGTTACGCCGGAAGACCTGCAGCGTGTGGTTGACACCTATTTCGTCAAGCAAATGCGCACCGTAGGCACAATTCAAACCCGTGATTCCGAAACGGCATCCCGTTAACCGAAACCAGCAACCGGATTGTTACAATGAAAAAACTGAACTTACTTTTTATCACTCTGATATTTGCAGTTGCCTGCGGAAATACGGGTGAAACGCTTCAAAGGCCGCATGAACACCTTGATTTTCCGGAACTGAAAGAGTTCAACATACCTGAGGTAGAACGCTTCACTTACAATGGCATCGAGTTTTTCCTGCTTCAGGATGATGAGCTTCCGCTGGTGAATGTACGGGTCATTGTTAACGGCGGATCCTGGATGGATCCCACCGACAAGGTAGGCAGAGCCTCGCTTACCGGCACCGTTCTGCGATCAGGCGGCTCGGAACAGTATCCCGAAGAAGAGCTTAATGAACTGCTGGAAAACCGGGCTGCAAGCATGGAAAGCAGCTTTGGTCTGGCAACCGGATCAGCCCGGATGGATGTTCTTCAGGAAGACTTCCATGAATTGCTGCCTGTGTTCACTGACTGGCTCAACAACCCGCTTTTGCCGGAAGAACGCCTGGATCTGGCCAAAACCCAGCAGCAAACAGCGATTTCGCGTCGAAATGAAGAAGGCTCAAATGTCGCCTCCAGGGAGTTTCGCAAGCTGATTTACGGGCCGGAGTCTGTTTACGCCCGGATTATCGAATATGAGACGCTTGCCAATATCACACGTGAAGACATTGTCTCCTTTCATGCGGAAACTTACCAGGGAAGCAATATGATGGTAGGCGTCATCGGGGATTTTGATCCGGAAGCGGTGCGGGAGCAGCTGAAAGAGGCTTTTGGCGTATTTGAGGAGGGAACTCCGGTAGATATGGATATGCCTGAAGTGGATTACGAATTTGAAGACGGCTATTACTTTGCCCACAAAGGCGATATGAATCAATCACAGATCCGGATGGGGCATATCGGCGGGTACCGCGACAACCCGGATTATGCCGCATTGCAGGTAATGAACCAGATTCTCAGCGGAGGATTTTCCGGCCGGCTCATGCAGAGGGTTCGTACCGAACAGGGTCTTGCTTACGGTGTGTATGGCAATTATTCAAGCAATGTTCGTTATCCCGGGGTCTTTTTTGCCGGGCTCAGTACTGCCGCGGAATCTACGAAAAAAGCAATGGAAGCCACAATGGAGCAGATCAGACTTCTTCAGGAAGAAAAAGTTTCCGAAGCAGAACTTGAGGAAACCAAAGACCGCATATTCAACAGGATCATCTTCCGGTATGACAGCTATGCCCGAATTCTCAACGAGCAGATGCAAAACTACAACCTCGGACTGCCTGAAGATGCCTTTGAACAGTACATCGAAGAAGTGCGGGAAGTAACGGTAGAGGATATCCATCGTGTTGCGAATGAGTATCTGCAGCCCGAAAACATGAAAGTGCTTATTGTGGGTAACCGCGATCTGATTGACGATCAGCTTGAAGAGATAGGCGATATCACCGAAGTTGATATAACCATTCCACGTCCTGCAGCGGAAAGAGCTGCTGTGGAAGGTGATGCTGAAGCCGGAGCTATGTGGCTTGAGAAAATGGCCTCTTCCATCCTCGATGACAGACCGGAATTCGAAGCCATCGTCATGGAGGGAAGTCAGTACATACAGACCCCGCAGGGAGAAATGGCTGTTGAAATTACTTCCCGGACACAATTCCCGGCAAACATGAACCTGCAGATATCAACTCCGATGGGAAGTCAGGAAATAGACATCTCGGGGGGCAGCGGCGTTGTACGTATGGGCGGACAGGAGCAGCGGCTTCCGGAGTCCGCTGTAGAATCCATGATGGATGACCTGAAAAGGAATCCGCTGAATCTGGCCATGAACGCTGCACAGCTTGAAGCCTTGCTTATCGATTCCGGTGAAAATGAAGACCTTCTCACCCTTTACATTGCCGGTGATTATGATGTTACACTGCACATTGACCCTGAGCTTGAGCTTCCTGTAAAAATGGAATACAGCAGATTTGATCCTGACCAGGGAAGAAATGTTGATGTGACGTTAACTCTTGATAACTGGACACTTAAAGATGGTGTCCGGGTCGCTTATGACCAAAAAAGCCATGCAGACGGTGAGGTTCAAAGCCGTACCGAATACACGGATCACACTATCGAGTGAAAACTATCCATAAATTTGTATATTGCATGTCTGATTCAAATGTCCGGGCCTGATTTGCCCGGACATTACGGACATTAATTCAATATATACAATAAAGAGAGGTCCTGGGCAGTTTTACACGGACCGGTTGCAAAAATAAAAACTTTTACTAACTTGTAGGATATAACAGCAATTATATGCCCAGTTAAAACAGGCATATAGGCGGATTGATGCAACACTCCGCACAGCGTCAGCCTGCGG of Natronogracilivirga saccharolytica contains these proteins:
- a CDS encoding M16 family metallopeptidase translates to MTHSSFLSVKLKAAGLMLSVFFFAVSFAPTLHAQSIENIEQNVTEFTLDNGLHFIIIERDVAPVASFVTHVGVGSVNEQIGQTGLSHVFEHMAFKGSTTIGTTNWEEEKVIIDQMDDAYLAWLKESRSSSPDEEKLSELWDRFEKLQEKAGEFVVNNEFSQIVEREGASGLNAFVSADETAFFYSLPENKAELWFALEADRFMNPVMREYYIEKDVIMEERRDRVDNSPFGRLIEELISTAYSAFPYKHHPIGWPSDIEAVTIQDALDFYEKHYVPANMTISIAGDVDPDRMKTYAERYFGDMPSAESPPKVMTIEPEQRGERRFVMEEDGQPVLMIGYHSVDMNHPDAVAIDLLSGVLFEGRTSRLYRRMVTEEQKALQIGGLNGFPGSLYPGLFLIYAVPNQGVELAEIEEAVYEELDRIREGDISEREIERVRTNARASAIRGLASNQGMALNFAQAHAKRGTWQSIFTDLDEMEKVTPEDLQRVVDTYFVKQMRTVGTIQTRDSETASR
- a CDS encoding efflux RND transporter periplasmic adaptor subunit, producing MKRFLISIAIIVAAAGIAAWVFSGDSSKNEQPDNSLKVEKGSLTSHALAVGQIEPRNEIEIKSKISGVVNRVYAEAGDYVREGDPLLEIRPDPTPLELAEAKRNVERSENALENLQREMFRTEKLRERDMVSDHDYQELQQRKRDAEIDLQLNRERLELLESGRIMIGETLIESVIKAPANGFILEKSVDIGDPIVPLTSYQAGTVLMSLACMEDLIFKGTVDEIDVGKMEEGMAADIRIGALPDAKVKGELSKISLKAVKRDNSTVFPVEIRITDPGGYNLRAGYSANANVIIDHREDVLTVPERIVTYNDDKTTVYVPGRGEGGREEREIRVGLSDAINVEVIEGLEEGETVLEKPVRNLASK
- a CDS encoding serine hydrolase domain-containing protein, with translation MATMAVRYAVLVLALCYGCNTNGEIEDSSISDATESGTKNEETGELTGRTPHNFREILPDELASEAAEIPGITSFILFQNGQKVVKYFSGTMGPDSAVNIKSASKSIMSALIGIAIEEGYINSPDDRVEKYIPGYFENLDEPEKSAITIRHLLTMSSGLESTSFRNYGSWVNSNDWVAHKLNGPLNHNPGEHMRYSTGDTHLLSVVLAAASGMSARRFAQTYLFDPINQNIKGWDRDPSGYYFGGNNMSVSPEALLKFGRLYLEGGSFEGKSVIPPDWLEESFTVYFDDTSYNYRDHDYGLLWWRNEFQGYESWFAWGYGGQYLFVLPDLDALAVFTSNPESRAAERNDRIYEVMENMTIPLLYQNKQGF
- a CDS encoding M16 family metallopeptidase — encoded protein: MKKLNLLFITLIFAVACGNTGETLQRPHEHLDFPELKEFNIPEVERFTYNGIEFFLLQDDELPLVNVRVIVNGGSWMDPTDKVGRASLTGTVLRSGGSEQYPEEELNELLENRAASMESSFGLATGSARMDVLQEDFHELLPVFTDWLNNPLLPEERLDLAKTQQQTAISRRNEEGSNVASREFRKLIYGPESVYARIIEYETLANITREDIVSFHAETYQGSNMMVGVIGDFDPEAVREQLKEAFGVFEEGTPVDMDMPEVDYEFEDGYYFAHKGDMNQSQIRMGHIGGYRDNPDYAALQVMNQILSGGFSGRLMQRVRTEQGLAYGVYGNYSSNVRYPGVFFAGLSTAAESTKKAMEATMEQIRLLQEEKVSEAELEETKDRIFNRIIFRYDSYARILNEQMQNYNLGLPEDAFEQYIEEVREVTVEDIHRVANEYLQPENMKVLIVGNRDLIDDQLEEIGDITEVDITIPRPAAERAAVEGDAEAGAMWLEKMASSILDDRPEFEAIVMEGSQYIQTPQGEMAVEITSRTQFPANMNLQISTPMGSQEIDISGGSGVVRMGGQEQRLPESAVESMMDDLKRNPLNLAMNAAQLEALLIDSGENEDLLTLYIAGDYDVTLHIDPELELPVKMEYSRFDPDQGRNVDVTLTLDNWTLKDGVRVAYDQKSHADGEVQSRTEYTDHTIE
- a CDS encoding ABC transporter permease is translated as MSFFKDFFQMIKNQRLRTFMTLFGIVWGTATLIILLAFGMGFRDQMTLNMRGMGDEIMLVFGSQTTKPYQGYGIGRQIRFRESDAWSLKQNIPQISEIAPEYTTSASELRRGDRRNSPHLTGIPENYGKMRNIFAQEGGRWINDRDLREQRRVIFLGDKLKELLFDDEDAIGQKVYVNHTPFTVIGVMQPKSQNSSYNQRDQDRAFIPMTTFSTLFGTDILNNIVLQVEDPRYSTHVKNAIEKHMAHRHRFDPEDTDSILIWDTGEFWSFITYFFLGFNIFMGVIGFVTLAVGGIGVANIMFVAVQERMKEIGIRRSVGARRSSILSHFFGETFLLIGIGALAGYLIGWGIVGAMQFIPIKEFVGTPQFTPGVGLVAFAVLTVIGLAAGWMPAFRASRLNVIECLK
- the tsaB gene encoding tRNA (adenosine(37)-N6)-threonylcarbamoyltransferase complex dimerization subunit type 1 TsaB, translating into MQFDLNKPVLAIETATPVCSVSMRLPDGNVFEERTEGKGVHSDWTFVFIQSLLDRGKLRAGDLGGVLISSGPGSFTGLRVASSAVKGLLFDLDIPLFACNTLAGIAAGVWCRHFSDDGDFRQTDPLTVHTVIDARRNHLYHQSWKVSSDGITPENTAEARSLDELLPVCIENPNFFGTGLDRMEQLIDSQQGKGKLLPYLNDLEVISARNYFYFMDSPQFRDFALKEHAGASVFESLVKMVDPASFEPHYYS
- a CDS encoding ABC transporter permease; translated protein: MIGNLVSEFLQDIRKQKLRTGLTIIAICWGTIAVITLLAFGEGLSQRMMEGLRGGGNQVMMFYGNQTSKSFEGLDVGRRIRFHEDDIELLRRSVPEIEIVSAQYGRSVGLRSDFENTNTHMEGVDAGFDEMRSMYPVAGGRFINQRDVNERRRVVFLGDEIASQLFPEGDAVGSNIMIDNNTFTVIGVMQEKMQMAMSHGPDARRAVIPHTTFRQIYNPGQLGSILIRPADPAYQQRVESRVREIMARKYRFHADDEQAIGVWDFIEAERVQNQVSTGVKIFLFIVGFFTLLIAGVGVANIMYVVVKERTREIGVKKAIGAKNKHIISQFIFEALFICLIGGVIGVLFSAGLILGVQSLNLEGDVAAFLGNPVISLESMAMTSGVLTVIGLAAGVFPARRAALVNPVESLRYE